Genomic DNA from Patescibacteria group bacterium:
CGCCGAAATCACCCGGCTGGCCACCGAGTGTCTGAGCGATCGCCTGCACCACCTGCGCGCGGAGCACTGCGACGCGATCGTGGCCTCTGAGCTCACGCCTGACCAGGCCGTTGCCACCGTGTCCATGGTCCTCAGCATCTGGGGAAGCAAAGCTGGTATTCGGGCTGTCACCAAAGCCCGTCGTATCCAGGATGGGTACAAGCACACCCAGCACAAGATCCGTCCCGCCCAACTGATTTCGCAGTTGACCGACGCTCTCCGGAGCTAGTCGACAACTGCATTCACACGTCTAGAGCTCCGCCAAGCGGAGCTCTTTTTCTTTACAAGTTCGCCGTTTTTTGCTACAATCGCCCTGCTTGGAAAGCAAGACAATCGCCCCGTAAAAAGGGAGGAAAGTCCGAACACCCGTGGTGCAGCAATGCATCATTGAGAAAAGGCGTTGCTAACAGCAACCGGGAAAAAGTGATGCCAGTGAGGGACTGGATGGCGGCTTCGCGCTGTCCCCCACAGGCCTCAAGAAGCCCAGGGAAAGTCTTTAGGAAACGTAAGAATCCTGAAGGTCAAGACTTGCGGGAAACCGCAGGAAAGACGCAACAGAGACTATGATACCCGTCTAAGGCGCAAGCTATGGCGGAGTACAGTGAAAAGTGAGGAGCCCACTCCTCTCACCCGCGTGGCGACGCGCGGGTGCGGCAAACCCGCCTTGGTGCAAGAGCAAATTAGGTAGCTCGCATGAGTCTGATAGCAATATCAGAACTAGAGAGATGATTGTCACGAATCGCTGTGCACGAATGCGCACAGAGGCTCGACAGAATTCGGCTTACTAGCTTTCCAGCCTGAAAAACCGTCCGCAAGGGCGGTTTTTCATGTTAAAATGAGCCAAGCTATGAAGCGTATAGATTTGGCTTTTGCCGCTCTCTTTGTTCCACTCGACTATCTCATGCTTCTTTTAGCTGGGACGGCTGCCTATGCCTTGCGTTTTGCACCGGTGTTCACGGCCTTCAGACCAGTTACCTTTGAACTTAGCTTCAGCGAGTTTTTAGCTCTCGTCCTCCCGATTGCCGCCATTTATATCCTGGTTTTTTCGCTCTCCGGCCTTTATAACATCCGACCCCGAAGTATTCCGGGCGAAGCGGTTCGCGTCATCGTAGCTTCTGCGGCAAGCATTGCCGTGGTTCTCGCTATTGCCTTCTTCTCGCGTGAACTCTTTGATTCTCGATTTATTGTGCTCGCAGCCTGGGTGTTTTCGGTTGTCTTTCTACTCGTCGAGCGGCTCTCGCTCCGCCTACTCCAACGGACACTGCGGCGATTCGGCTATGGCGTGCAATACGTTGCGGTGATCGGCAAGACGAAGAATGCAAATGAACTCGTAGCCTACTTCGGAGAGCATCGTGCGCTCGGGTATGTAACAAGCTACCACACAGCGCACTTCAATAACGACACAGCAGATCGTCTAAAACGATTGAAAAATGAAAACAAACTCGATCTTATTCTTCTTGCGAATACTGAGGCCGAGCGGTCAGAAGTTACTTCGATCAAAACTTTTTCTGATGTAGAGCATACGTCCTTCATGTACACGGCTGATTTGTTCCCTGGCAGCACGCTCCGGCCGATTGTCTTTACCTTCGGCGGCAGCCCCGTGATCGAGGTGCCAAAGACCCCACTCGATGGCTGGGGTGCAATCTACAAGCGAAGCTTCGACATCATGGTATCGCTTCTCCTCATCATCGCTACCCTCCCCCTACAACTCTTGATCGGGCTCGCCATCTTCATCGAGAACCCGGGGCCGATTTTCTTCACCATCAAGCGCGTGGGTATGCGTGGAAAACCGTTCCCATTCATGAAGTTTCGCTCGATGATCAAGAACGCACATAAGTTGCGATTTGATCCAAAGTTTATTGAAAAATACGGCAACGAACGCGAAGGCACGCCACTTTTCAAGCTGGCCGACGATCCTCGGGTTACACGAGTTGGTCGATTTATCAGAAAGTGGAGCTTGGACGAGATTCCCCAGTTTTACGCCGTCTTCGCTGGCTCCATGAGTCTCGTTGGACCTCGACCCCACCTGCCTGAAGAAGTGGCTCGCTATAAACCCGGCGAGCGGCGCGTTTTGACCATTAAACCGGGCATTTCTGGTTTATCCCAAATTAGCGGGCGGGCAAACCTTGACTTTGAAGACGAAGTCCGCCTAGATATGTACTATATTGAGAACTGGAGCCCCTGGCTGGATCTCATTATCCTAATCAAAACACCGATTGCTGTGCTTTTTAGGAAAGGGGCATATTAGGAAAGTCTTATGCGTGTTGCGCTTGTCCATGACCATTTAATTCAGCACGGAGGCGCTGAACGTGTTCTTTCCGCGCTCCAGGCCATCTTTCCTGAAGCGCCTACCTACACGCTTTTTTTTGATCGTGATGCCATGAAGGCAGATTTTGGACACAAAGATATTCGGACTTCTTTTCTCCAACATATTCCCGGTGGCAAACGTTTCTTCCGCTATCTTCTCCCCCTCATGCCTTCAGCGACCGAGAGTTATGATCTCTCGGGTTTCGACGTCATCATTTCTTCGGCCAGTGCCTTCGCCAAAGGTATCGTGACGCCCACGGATAGCGTTCACATTTCATACTGTCATACGCCAACGAGATATCTATGGAGCGACGCCCAAAGCTACGTCGAAGAACTCAATGCGCCAAAGATTGTGAAGTGGGCACTCCCGCCGGTTATTTCATTGCTTAGACTTTGGGATAAAGCTGCTGCAGACCGAACCGATCTGTTCATTGCTAACTCGAAAACCGTTCAGAACCGCATCAAGAAGTATTACCGCCGCGAAAGCGAAGTTATTAATCCGCCGGTTGATACCGCACGCTTCTTTGTTTCGAATAACCCTAAACATTACTACCTCGCTGGCGGACGTCTTGTGTCCTACAAGCGGTTCGACCTCGTCGTCGAGGCGTTTACGAAGCTCGGGCTCCCACTCAAAGTCTTTGGCTCGGGTCCGGCTGAGGAATCGCTCCGCAAAATCGCCGGGCCGAATGTCGAATTTCTTGGTCGAGTATCTGACGATGAACGCACGCGCCTGTTTGCGGACGCAATCGCCTTCATTAACCCGCAAGAAGAAGATTTTGGCCTCACGGTTGTAGAAGCGATGGCAGCGGGCCGGCCGGTTATTGCGTATCAGAAGGGCGGAGCGACTGAGACCGTTATCGAAGGCGTGACGGGCGTGTTCTTCAATAAACAAACCGTCGACGCACTCGACGAAGCCGTGAAGAACTTCGACGCGACCAAATTCGATCCCGCAAAAATTCGACAGCACGCTGAAACCTTCTCAACTGAAAGATTCCGCAGAGAACTTCTCGCTTTTGTAGAAAACGCGTATCGTAAGGCGTATGAAGATCGCCATTGATGGCCGATCCTTGCTGGACGAACGCCTGACAGGGGTTGGTACATACACACTGAATCTCATCACTTCCCTGGCTGAACTGGCTCCCCGGGATGAATTTCTGGTTTTTGTAAGTGGCTCATTTCATACCCGGAACAGAGCACCCATTTTCAAGGCGACGAATATTAAGTTAGTCGAGGCCAAGATTCCTAATCGCCTTCTTTCCCTGCTCTTGATTCTTCCCTTGTCACCAATTTCCCTCGATTCTTTCCTCCCGGAACACGTCGATGCCTGGTTATTCCCCAACCACGATGCCATCGTTACTCACCGACCGTATATATTTACGGTTCATGATTTGAGTTTCATTCATCTTCCACGGTTTTTTTCTAAAAAAGACAAGCTGGTTCGCAAACTACAGAATATTAAAGCGATCGCAACAGAGGCCAGACACATTCTTACGCCCTCACGGGCGACTGCTGACGACGTATCGTCCATCTATCACCTCCCCGCTGAACAAATTACCATCACTCCACTCGGCCTAGACCACACCCATTTTGTCCCCCGCGAACAGCCTTCTGACCGCACTTTCAGGGCCGCCTATGATCTTAACCGACCGTACATTTTAGCCGCCGCAACGATCGAGCCGCGTAAAAACTTCGAAAGCGTCATCGAGGCCTACGATGCTTTCCGTTCCCGCGGCGGCGAAGCCTTGCCGCTCGTGATCCTAGGCAAACCAGGATTTGGATTTGAGCGCGTTAAAAAAACCGCCCAAGCGGCCATGTTTGCGGACGACATCCGCTTCCTTGGTTTTGTCCCTGAAAAACATAAACCTGCGCTCTTCCGCGGAGCTTCATGCTTTCTTTTTCCCTCTTTTTACGAAGGCTTCGGTCTTCCGGTTCTAGAGGCCATGGCTTCCGGGGTTCCCGTCATCACTTCTTTTACCAGCTCCCTCCCTGAAATTGCCGGAGACGCCGCTCTTTACGTTGATCCATTCAATGTCGAGGACCTCACGCGCGCTCTTCAAATACTTTTTGATCCCACAGACGGCAAAACCCTGCGCGACCTGCTCACAAAAAAAGGCATCCAACGTTCAAAGCTGTTTACCTGGGAAAAAACCGCTCAAAAAACCCTCCAAGCACTTTGGCAGCTCGAACACAAAAACTAGTTAGCCGCCACAATCCCCTT
This window encodes:
- a CDS encoding glycosyltransferase family 1 protein, which translates into the protein MKIAIDGRSLLDERLTGVGTYTLNLITSLAELAPRDEFLVFVSGSFHTRNRAPIFKATNIKLVEAKIPNRLLSLLLILPLSPISLDSFLPEHVDAWLFPNHDAIVTHRPYIFTVHDLSFIHLPRFFSKKDKLVRKLQNIKAIATEARHILTPSRATADDVSSIYHLPAEQITITPLGLDHTHFVPREQPSDRTFRAAYDLNRPYILAAATIEPRKNFESVIEAYDAFRSRGGEALPLVILGKPGFGFERVKKTAQAAMFADDIRFLGFVPEKHKPALFRGASCFLFPSFYEGFGLPVLEAMASGVPVITSFTSSLPEIAGDAALYVDPFNVEDLTRALQILFDPTDGKTLRDLLTKKGIQRSKLFTWEKTAQKTLQALWQLEHKN
- a CDS encoding sugar transferase, yielding MKRIDLAFAALFVPLDYLMLLLAGTAAYALRFAPVFTAFRPVTFELSFSEFLALVLPIAAIYILVFSLSGLYNIRPRSIPGEAVRVIVASAASIAVVLAIAFFSRELFDSRFIVLAAWVFSVVFLLVERLSLRLLQRTLRRFGYGVQYVAVIGKTKNANELVAYFGEHRALGYVTSYHTAHFNNDTADRLKRLKNENKLDLILLANTEAERSEVTSIKTFSDVEHTSFMYTADLFPGSTLRPIVFTFGGSPVIEVPKTPLDGWGAIYKRSFDIMVSLLLIIATLPLQLLIGLAIFIENPGPIFFTIKRVGMRGKPFPFMKFRSMIKNAHKLRFDPKFIEKYGNEREGTPLFKLADDPRVTRVGRFIRKWSLDEIPQFYAVFAGSMSLVGPRPHLPEEVARYKPGERRVLTIKPGISGLSQISGRANLDFEDEVRLDMYYIENWSPWLDLIILIKTPIAVLFRKGAY
- a CDS encoding glycosyltransferase — its product is MRVALVHDHLIQHGGAERVLSALQAIFPEAPTYTLFFDRDAMKADFGHKDIRTSFLQHIPGGKRFFRYLLPLMPSATESYDLSGFDVIISSASAFAKGIVTPTDSVHISYCHTPTRYLWSDAQSYVEELNAPKIVKWALPPVISLLRLWDKAAADRTDLFIANSKTVQNRIKKYYRRESEVINPPVDTARFFVSNNPKHYYLAGGRLVSYKRFDLVVEAFTKLGLPLKVFGSGPAEESLRKIAGPNVEFLGRVSDDERTRLFADAIAFINPQEEDFGLTVVEAMAAGRPVIAYQKGGATETVIEGVTGVFFNKQTVDALDEAVKNFDATKFDPAKIRQHAETFSTERFRRELLAFVENAYRKAYEDRH